In a genomic window of Nitrospira sp. ND1:
- a CDS encoding PhzF family phenazine biosynthesis protein, giving the protein MPGPRRLQFYQADVFTDQPFGGNPVAVFPDADGLTDVELQQIAREMNLSETVFVFPPTDKAAVVKMRIFTPTQEIPFAGHPVIGTFFVLATLDRLALREPVTRVLQECNLGLFPVDIHTCNGVIERVVMAQPSPQFLDVIDEPEALFAIARALGITKAVISETRFPVQVVSTGLPVIIVPVRTLTAVRQIIPDVAAIADLSQQYGANGIMVFSTMTVEQSSSVHTRMFAPLIGIVEDPATGSASGALGAYLVQHGVVDIRPSTEITAEQGYEIDRPSRILIQVDSDDDVIQGVTVGGQAMMVVEGTLTF; this is encoded by the coding sequence ATGCCCGGTCCCAGGCGATTGCAGTTCTATCAAGCCGACGTGTTCACGGATCAGCCGTTCGGCGGGAATCCCGTCGCCGTGTTTCCCGATGCTGATGGCCTAACCGACGTGGAATTACAGCAGATCGCTCGCGAGATGAATCTTTCCGAAACCGTGTTCGTGTTTCCCCCGACCGACAAGGCCGCCGTCGTGAAGATGCGCATCTTTACCCCGACGCAGGAAATTCCCTTTGCCGGGCATCCGGTCATCGGGACGTTTTTTGTGCTGGCCACCTTGGACCGTCTCGCGCTTCGGGAGCCGGTTACACGGGTGCTCCAAGAATGTAATCTCGGCCTCTTCCCTGTGGACATCCACACCTGCAATGGCGTCATCGAGCGCGTGGTCATGGCGCAGCCGAGCCCGCAGTTTCTGGATGTCATCGACGAGCCGGAGGCGTTGTTTGCGATTGCCCGCGCCTTGGGCATTACCAAGGCTGTGATTTCCGAGACCCGTTTCCCGGTGCAGGTTGTTTCTACGGGGTTGCCGGTCATCATCGTGCCGGTGCGGACGCTTACGGCGGTGCGGCAGATCATTCCCGACGTCGCGGCCATCGCGGACCTGTCCCAGCAGTATGGCGCCAACGGCATCATGGTGTTCAGCACGATGACCGTCGAACAGTCCTCCAGCGTGCATACCCGGATGTTCGCCCCGTTGATCGGCATCGTGGAAGATCCCGCGACCGGAAGTGCGAGCGGGGCGTTGGGTGCCTATCTAGTCCAGCATGGCGTGGTGGACATCCGGCCATCGACCGAGATTACCGCCGAGCAGGGGTATGAGATCGATCGCCCCTCCCGCATTCTGATCCAGGTGGACTCAGACGACGATGTCATTCAGGGCGTGACGGTCGGCGGACAGGCCATGATGGTCGTGGAGGGGACGCTCACCTTCTAG